A window of Pan paniscus chromosome 10, NHGRI_mPanPan1-v2.0_pri, whole genome shotgun sequence contains these coding sequences:
- the DTX3 gene encoding probable E3 ubiquitin-protein ligase DTX3 isoform X2, whose protein sequence is MSFVLSRMAACGGTCKNKVTVSKPVWDFLSKETPARLARLREEHRVSILIDGETSDIYVLQLSPQGPPPAPPNGLYLARKALKGLLKEAEKELKKAQRQGELMGCLALGGGGEHPEMHRAGPPPLRAAPLLPPGARGLPPPPPPLPPPLPPRLREEAEEQESTCPICLGEIQNAKTLEKCRHSFCEGCITRALQVKKACPMCGRFYGQLVGNQPQNGRMLVSKDATLLLPSYEKYGTIVIQYVFPPGVQGAEHPNPGVRYPGTTRVAYLPDCPEGNKVLTLFRKAFDQRLTFTIGTSMTTGRPNVITWNDIHHKTSCTGGPQLFGYPDPTYLTRVQEELRAKGITDD, encoded by the exons A TGTCGTTCGTCCTGTCCAGAATGGCAGCCTGTGGAGGCACCTGCAAGAACAAAGTGACTGTGTCCAAGCCTGTGTGGGACTTCCTGAGCAAAGAGACCCCAGCCCGGCTGGCCCGGCTTCGGGAGGAGCACCGTGTGTCCATCCTCATAGATGGCGAGACTTCTGACATCTATGTTCTCCAGCTTTCCCCACAGGGTCCTCCCCCGGCCCCTCCAAATGGGCTCTACCTAGCCCGGAAGGCTCTCAAGGGGCTGCtaaaagaggcagagaaagagctgAAGAAAGCTCAGAGGCAGGGGGAGCTGATGGGCTGCCTGGCtctggggggtggaggggagcaCCCTGAGATGCACCGCGCAGGCCCACCCCCTCTCCGAGCAGCCCCACTTCTGCCCCCAGGAGCTCGGGggctcccccctcctcctccccccctgcccccacctcttcctcctcgcCTTCGGGAGGAGGCAGAAGAGCAGGAGAGCACCTGCCCCATCTGTCTGGGGGAGATCCAGAATGCCAAGACATTGGAGAAGTGCCGGCATTCATTCTGCGAGGGCTGCATCACCCGGGCTCTGCAGGTGAAAAAGGCCTGCCCCATGTGCGGCCGCTTCTATGGGCAGCTGGTGGGCAACCAGCCCCAGAATGGGCGGATGCTGGTCTCTAAGGACGCCACCCTCCTACTGCCCAGCTATGAGAAGTACGGCACCATTGTCATCCAGTACGTCTTCCCGCCCGGTGTCCAGGGG GCTGAACACCCAAACCCAGGAGTTCGGTATCCTGGCACCACACGGGTGGCCTACCTCCCGGACTGCCCTGAGGGCAACAAGGTGCTGACCCTGTTCCGCAAGGCGTTTGACCAGCGTCTCACCTTCACTATCGGCACGTCCATGACCACAGGGAGACCGAATGTCATCACCTGGAACGACATCCACCACAAGACCAGCTGCACAGGGGGACCCCAGCT GTTTGGGTACCCAGACCCCACCTACCTGACCCGGGTGCAAGAGGAGCTGAGAGCGAAGGGTATCACAGATGACTGA
- the ARHGEF25 gene encoding rho guanine nucleotide exchange factor 25 isoform X1, with protein MRGGHKGGRCACPRVIRKVLAKCGCCFARGGRESYSIAGSEGSISASAASGLAAPSGPSSGLSSGPCSPGPPGPVSGLRRWLDHSKHCLSVETEADSGQAGPYENWMLEPALATGEELPELTLLTTLLEGPGDKTQPPEEETLSQAPESEEEQKKKALERSMYVLSELVETEKMYVDDLGQIVEGYMATMAAQGVPESLRGRDRIVFGNIQQIYEWHRDYFLQELQRCLKDPDWLAQLFIKHERRLHMYVVYCQNKPKSEHVVSEFGDSYFEELRQQLGHRLQLNDLLIKPVQRIMKYQLLLKDFLKYYNRAGMDTADLEQAVEVMCFVPKRCNDMMTLGRLRGFEGKLTAQGKLLGQDTFWVTEPEAGGLLSSRGRERRVFLFEQIIIFSEALGGGVRGGTQPGYVYKNSIKVSCLGLEGNLQGDPCRFALTSRGPEGGIQRYVLQAADPAISQAWIKHVAQILESQRDFLNALQSPIEYQRRESQTNSLGRPRGPGVGSPGRIRLGDQAQGSTHTPINGSLPSLLLSPKGEVARALLPLDKQALGDIPQAPHDSPPVSPTPKTPPCQARLAKLDEDEL; from the exons ATGCGGGGGGGGCACAAAGGGGGTCGCTGTGCCTGTCCCCGTGTGATCCGAAAAGTGCTGGCAAAATGCGGCTGCTGCTTCGCCCGGGGGGGACGTG AATCCTATTCCATTGCGGGCAGTGAGGGGAGTATATCGGCTTCTGCTGCCTCCGGTCTGGCTGCCCCCTCTGGCCCCAGCTCTGGCCTCAGCTCTGGCCCCTGTTCCCCAGGCCCCCCAGGGCCCGTCAGTGGCCTGAGGAGATGGTTGGATCATTCCAAACATTGTCTcagtgtggaaactgaggcagacaGTGGTCAGGCAGGACCATATGAG AACTGGATGTTGGAGCCAGCTCTAGCCACAGGAGAGGAGCTGCCGGAACTGACCTTGCTGACCACACTGTTGGAGGGCCCTGGAGATAAGACGCAG CCACCTGAAGAGGAGACTTTGTCCCAAGCCCCTGAGAGTGAGGAGGAACAGAAGAAGAAGGCTCTGGAAAGGAGTAT GTATGTCCTGAGTGAACTGgtagaaacagagaaaatgtaCGTGGACGACTTGGGGCAGATTGTGGAG GGTTATATGGCCACCATGGCTGCTCAGGGGGTCCCCGAGAGTCTTCGAGGCCGTGACAGGATTGTGTTTGGGAATATCCAGCAAATCTATGAGTGGCACCGAGA CTATTTCTTGCAAGAGCTACAACGGTGTCTGAAAGATCCTGATTGGCTGGCTCAGCTATTCATCAAACAC GAGCGCCGGCTGCATATGTATGTGGTGTACTGTCAGAATAAGCCCAAGTCAGAGCATGTGGTGTCAGAGTTTGGGGACAGCTACTTTGAG GAGCTCCGGCAGCAGCTGGGGCACCGCCTGCAGCTGAACGACCTCCTCATCAAACCTGTGCAGCGGATCATGAAATACCAGCTGCTGCTCAAG GATTTTCTCAAGTATTACAATAGAGCTGGGATGGATACTGCAGACCTAGAG CAAGCTGTGGAGGTCATGTGCTTTGTGCCCAAGCGCTGCAACGATATGATGACGCTGGGGAGATTGCGGGGATTTGAG GGCAAACTGACTGCTCAGGGGAAGCTCTTGGGCCAGGACACTTTCTGGGTCACCGAGCCTGAGGCTGGAGGGCTGCTGTCTTCCCGAGGTCGAGAGAGGCGCGTCTTCCTCTTTGAGCAAATCATCATCTTCAGTGAAGCCCTGGGAGGAGGAGTGAGAGGTGGAACACAGCCTGGATATGTATACAAGAACAGCATTAAG GTGAGCTGCCTGGGACTGGAGGGGAACCTCCAAGGTGACCCTTGCCGCTTTGCACTGACCTCCAGAGGGCCAGAGGGTGGGATCCAGCGCTATGTCCTGCAGGCTGCAGACCCTGCTATCAGTCAGGCCTGGATCAAGCATGTGGCTCAGATCTTGGAGAGCCAACGGGACTTCCTCAACG CATTGCAGTCACCCATTGAGTACCAGAGACGGGAGAGCCAGACCAACAGCCTGGGGCGGCCAAGAGGGCCTGGAGTGGGGAGCCCTGGAAGAATTCGGCTTGGAGATCAGGCCCAGggcagcacacacacacccatcaatggctctctcccctccctgctgCTGTCACCCAAAGGGGAGGTGGCCAGAGCCCTCTTGCCACTGGATAAACAG GCCCTTGGTGACATCCCCCAGGCTCCCCATGACTCTCCTCCAGTCTCTCCAACTCCAAAAACCCCTCCCTGCCAAGCCAGACTTGCCAAGCTGGATGAAGATGAGCTGTAA
- the ARHGEF25 gene encoding rho guanine nucleotide exchange factor 25 isoform X3 — MRGGHKGGRCACPRVIRKVLAKCGCCFARGGRESYSIAGSEGSISASAASGLAAPSGPSSGLSSGPCSPGPPGPVSGLRRWLDHSKHCLSVETEADSGQAGPYENWMLEPALATGEELPELTLLTTLLEGPGDKTQPPEEETLSQAPESEEEQKKKALERSMYVLSELVETEKMYVDDLGQIVEGYMATMAAQGVPESLRGRDRIVFGNIQQIYEWHRDYFLQELQRCLKDPDWLAQLFIKHERRLHMYVVYCQNKPKSEHVVSEFGDSYFEELRQQLGHRLQLNDLLIKPVQRIMKYQLLLKDFLKYYNRAGMDTADLEQAVEVMCFVPKRCNDMMTLGRLRGFEGKLTAQGKLLGQDTFWVTEPEAGGLLSSRGRERRVFLFEQIIIFSEALGGGVRGGTQPGYVYKNSIKAADPAISQAWIKHVAQILESQRDFLNALQSPIEYQRRESQTNSLGRPRGPGVGSPGRIRLGDQAQGSTHTPINGSLPSLLLSPKGEVARALLPLDKQALGDIPQAPHDSPPVSPTPKTPPCQARLAKLDEDEL; from the exons ATGCGGGGGGGGCACAAAGGGGGTCGCTGTGCCTGTCCCCGTGTGATCCGAAAAGTGCTGGCAAAATGCGGCTGCTGCTTCGCCCGGGGGGGACGTG AATCCTATTCCATTGCGGGCAGTGAGGGGAGTATATCGGCTTCTGCTGCCTCCGGTCTGGCTGCCCCCTCTGGCCCCAGCTCTGGCCTCAGCTCTGGCCCCTGTTCCCCAGGCCCCCCAGGGCCCGTCAGTGGCCTGAGGAGATGGTTGGATCATTCCAAACATTGTCTcagtgtggaaactgaggcagacaGTGGTCAGGCAGGACCATATGAG AACTGGATGTTGGAGCCAGCTCTAGCCACAGGAGAGGAGCTGCCGGAACTGACCTTGCTGACCACACTGTTGGAGGGCCCTGGAGATAAGACGCAG CCACCTGAAGAGGAGACTTTGTCCCAAGCCCCTGAGAGTGAGGAGGAACAGAAGAAGAAGGCTCTGGAAAGGAGTAT GTATGTCCTGAGTGAACTGgtagaaacagagaaaatgtaCGTGGACGACTTGGGGCAGATTGTGGAG GGTTATATGGCCACCATGGCTGCTCAGGGGGTCCCCGAGAGTCTTCGAGGCCGTGACAGGATTGTGTTTGGGAATATCCAGCAAATCTATGAGTGGCACCGAGA CTATTTCTTGCAAGAGCTACAACGGTGTCTGAAAGATCCTGATTGGCTGGCTCAGCTATTCATCAAACAC GAGCGCCGGCTGCATATGTATGTGGTGTACTGTCAGAATAAGCCCAAGTCAGAGCATGTGGTGTCAGAGTTTGGGGACAGCTACTTTGAG GAGCTCCGGCAGCAGCTGGGGCACCGCCTGCAGCTGAACGACCTCCTCATCAAACCTGTGCAGCGGATCATGAAATACCAGCTGCTGCTCAAG GATTTTCTCAAGTATTACAATAGAGCTGGGATGGATACTGCAGACCTAGAG CAAGCTGTGGAGGTCATGTGCTTTGTGCCCAAGCGCTGCAACGATATGATGACGCTGGGGAGATTGCGGGGATTTGAG GGCAAACTGACTGCTCAGGGGAAGCTCTTGGGCCAGGACACTTTCTGGGTCACCGAGCCTGAGGCTGGAGGGCTGCTGTCTTCCCGAGGTCGAGAGAGGCGCGTCTTCCTCTTTGAGCAAATCATCATCTTCAGTGAAGCCCTGGGAGGAGGAGTGAGAGGTGGAACACAGCCTGGATATGTATACAAGAACAGCATTAAG GCTGCAGACCCTGCTATCAGTCAGGCCTGGATCAAGCATGTGGCTCAGATCTTGGAGAGCCAACGGGACTTCCTCAACG CATTGCAGTCACCCATTGAGTACCAGAGACGGGAGAGCCAGACCAACAGCCTGGGGCGGCCAAGAGGGCCTGGAGTGGGGAGCCCTGGAAGAATTCGGCTTGGAGATCAGGCCCAGggcagcacacacacacccatcaatggctctctcccctccctgctgCTGTCACCCAAAGGGGAGGTGGCCAGAGCCCTCTTGCCACTGGATAAACAG GCCCTTGGTGACATCCCCCAGGCTCCCCATGACTCTCCTCCAGTCTCTCCAACTCCAAAAACCCCTCCCTGCCAAGCCAGACTTGCCAAGCTGGATGAAGATGAGCTGTAA
- the ARHGEF25 gene encoding rho guanine nucleotide exchange factor 25 isoform X4, translated as MRGGHKGGRCACPRVIRKVLAKCGCCFARGGRESYSIAGSEGSISASAASGLAAPSGPSSGLSSGPCSPGPPGPVSGLRRWLDHSKHCLSVETEADSGQAGPYENWMLEPALATGEELPELTLLTTLLEGPGDKTQPPEEETLSQAPESEEEQKKKALERSMYVLSELVETEKMYVDDLGQIVEGYMATMAAQGVPESLRGRDRIVFGNIQQIYEWHRDYFLQELQRCLKDPDWLAQLFIKHERRLHMYVVYCQNKPKSEHVVSEFGDSYFEELRQQLGHRLQLNDLLIKPVQRIMKYQLLLKDFLKYYNRAGMDTADLEQAVEVMCFVPKRCNDMMTLGRLRGFEGKLTAQGKLLGQDTFWVTEPEAGGLLSSRGRERRVFLFEQIIIFSEALGGGVRGGTQPGYVYKNSIKHCSHPLSTRDGRARPTAWGGQEGLEWGALEEFGLEIRPRAAHTHPSMALSPPCCCHPKGRWPEPSCHWINRPLVTSPRLPMTLLQSLQLQKPLPAKPDLPSWMKMSCNW; from the exons ATGCGGGGGGGGCACAAAGGGGGTCGCTGTGCCTGTCCCCGTGTGATCCGAAAAGTGCTGGCAAAATGCGGCTGCTGCTTCGCCCGGGGGGGACGTG AATCCTATTCCATTGCGGGCAGTGAGGGGAGTATATCGGCTTCTGCTGCCTCCGGTCTGGCTGCCCCCTCTGGCCCCAGCTCTGGCCTCAGCTCTGGCCCCTGTTCCCCAGGCCCCCCAGGGCCCGTCAGTGGCCTGAGGAGATGGTTGGATCATTCCAAACATTGTCTcagtgtggaaactgaggcagacaGTGGTCAGGCAGGACCATATGAG AACTGGATGTTGGAGCCAGCTCTAGCCACAGGAGAGGAGCTGCCGGAACTGACCTTGCTGACCACACTGTTGGAGGGCCCTGGAGATAAGACGCAG CCACCTGAAGAGGAGACTTTGTCCCAAGCCCCTGAGAGTGAGGAGGAACAGAAGAAGAAGGCTCTGGAAAGGAGTAT GTATGTCCTGAGTGAACTGgtagaaacagagaaaatgtaCGTGGACGACTTGGGGCAGATTGTGGAG GGTTATATGGCCACCATGGCTGCTCAGGGGGTCCCCGAGAGTCTTCGAGGCCGTGACAGGATTGTGTTTGGGAATATCCAGCAAATCTATGAGTGGCACCGAGA CTATTTCTTGCAAGAGCTACAACGGTGTCTGAAAGATCCTGATTGGCTGGCTCAGCTATTCATCAAACAC GAGCGCCGGCTGCATATGTATGTGGTGTACTGTCAGAATAAGCCCAAGTCAGAGCATGTGGTGTCAGAGTTTGGGGACAGCTACTTTGAG GAGCTCCGGCAGCAGCTGGGGCACCGCCTGCAGCTGAACGACCTCCTCATCAAACCTGTGCAGCGGATCATGAAATACCAGCTGCTGCTCAAG GATTTTCTCAAGTATTACAATAGAGCTGGGATGGATACTGCAGACCTAGAG CAAGCTGTGGAGGTCATGTGCTTTGTGCCCAAGCGCTGCAACGATATGATGACGCTGGGGAGATTGCGGGGATTTGAG GGCAAACTGACTGCTCAGGGGAAGCTCTTGGGCCAGGACACTTTCTGGGTCACCGAGCCTGAGGCTGGAGGGCTGCTGTCTTCCCGAGGTCGAGAGAGGCGCGTCTTCCTCTTTGAGCAAATCATCATCTTCAGTGAAGCCCTGGGAGGAGGAGTGAGAGGTGGAACACAGCCTGGATATGTATACAAGAACAGCATTAAG CATTGCAGTCACCCATTGAGTACCAGAGACGGGAGAGCCAGACCAACAGCCTGGGGCGGCCAAGAGGGCCTGGAGTGGGGAGCCCTGGAAGAATTCGGCTTGGAGATCAGGCCCAGggcagcacacacacacccatcaatggctctctcccctccctgctgCTGTCACCCAAAGGGGAGGTGGCCAGAGCCCTCTTGCCACTGGATAAACAG GCCCTTGGTGACATCCCCCAGGCTCCCCATGACTCTCCTCCAGTCTCTCCAACTCCAAAAACCCCTCCCTGCCAAGCCAGACTTGCCAAGCTGGATGAAGATGAGCTGTAACTGGTGA
- the DTX3 gene encoding probable E3 ubiquitin-protein ligase DTX3 isoform X1, protein MPILSSSGSKMAACGGTCKNKVTVSKPVWDFLSKETPARLARLREEHRVSILIDGETSDIYVLQLSPQGPPPAPPNGLYLARKALKGLLKEAEKELKKAQRQGELMGCLALGGGGEHPEMHRAGPPPLRAAPLLPPGARGLPPPPPPLPPPLPPRLREEAEEQESTCPICLGEIQNAKTLEKCRHSFCEGCITRALQVKKACPMCGRFYGQLVGNQPQNGRMLVSKDATLLLPSYEKYGTIVIQYVFPPGVQGAEHPNPGVRYPGTTRVAYLPDCPEGNKVLTLFRKAFDQRLTFTIGTSMTTGRPNVITWNDIHHKTSCTGGPQLFGYPDPTYLTRVQEELRAKGITDD, encoded by the exons ATGCCAATTCTAAGCTCTTCAGGATCAAA AATGGCAGCCTGTGGAGGCACCTGCAAGAACAAAGTGACTGTGTCCAAGCCTGTGTGGGACTTCCTGAGCAAAGAGACCCCAGCCCGGCTGGCCCGGCTTCGGGAGGAGCACCGTGTGTCCATCCTCATAGATGGCGAGACTTCTGACATCTATGTTCTCCAGCTTTCCCCACAGGGTCCTCCCCCGGCCCCTCCAAATGGGCTCTACCTAGCCCGGAAGGCTCTCAAGGGGCTGCtaaaagaggcagagaaagagctgAAGAAAGCTCAGAGGCAGGGGGAGCTGATGGGCTGCCTGGCtctggggggtggaggggagcaCCCTGAGATGCACCGCGCAGGCCCACCCCCTCTCCGAGCAGCCCCACTTCTGCCCCCAGGAGCTCGGGggctcccccctcctcctccccccctgcccccacctcttcctcctcgcCTTCGGGAGGAGGCAGAAGAGCAGGAGAGCACCTGCCCCATCTGTCTGGGGGAGATCCAGAATGCCAAGACATTGGAGAAGTGCCGGCATTCATTCTGCGAGGGCTGCATCACCCGGGCTCTGCAGGTGAAAAAGGCCTGCCCCATGTGCGGCCGCTTCTATGGGCAGCTGGTGGGCAACCAGCCCCAGAATGGGCGGATGCTGGTCTCTAAGGACGCCACCCTCCTACTGCCCAGCTATGAGAAGTACGGCACCATTGTCATCCAGTACGTCTTCCCGCCCGGTGTCCAGGGG GCTGAACACCCAAACCCAGGAGTTCGGTATCCTGGCACCACACGGGTGGCCTACCTCCCGGACTGCCCTGAGGGCAACAAGGTGCTGACCCTGTTCCGCAAGGCGTTTGACCAGCGTCTCACCTTCACTATCGGCACGTCCATGACCACAGGGAGACCGAATGTCATCACCTGGAACGACATCCACCACAAGACCAGCTGCACAGGGGGACCCCAGCT GTTTGGGTACCCAGACCCCACCTACCTGACCCGGGTGCAAGAGGAGCTGAGAGCGAAGGGTATCACAGATGACTGA
- the ARHGEF25 gene encoding rho guanine nucleotide exchange factor 25 isoform X2: MRGGHKGGRCACPRVIRKVLAKCGCCFARGGRESYSIAGSEGSISASAASGLAAPSGPSSGLSSGPCSPGPPGPVSGLRRWLDHSKHCLSVETEADSGQAGPYENWMLEPALATGEELPELTLLTTLLEGPGDKTQPPEEETLSQAPESEEEQKKKALERSMYVLSELVETEKMYVDDLGQIVEGYMATMAAQGVPESLRGRDRIVFGNIQQIYEWHRDYFLQELQRCLKDPDWLAQLFIKHERRLHMYVVYCQNKPKSEHVVSEFGDSYFEELRQQLGHRLQLNDLLIKPVQRIMKYQLLLKDFLKYYNRAGMDTADLEGKLTAQGKLLGQDTFWVTEPEAGGLLSSRGRERRVFLFEQIIIFSEALGGGVRGGTQPGYVYKNSIKVSCLGLEGNLQGDPCRFALTSRGPEGGIQRYVLQAADPAISQAWIKHVAQILESQRDFLNALQSPIEYQRRESQTNSLGRPRGPGVGSPGRIRLGDQAQGSTHTPINGSLPSLLLSPKGEVARALLPLDKQALGDIPQAPHDSPPVSPTPKTPPCQARLAKLDEDEL, encoded by the exons ATGCGGGGGGGGCACAAAGGGGGTCGCTGTGCCTGTCCCCGTGTGATCCGAAAAGTGCTGGCAAAATGCGGCTGCTGCTTCGCCCGGGGGGGACGTG AATCCTATTCCATTGCGGGCAGTGAGGGGAGTATATCGGCTTCTGCTGCCTCCGGTCTGGCTGCCCCCTCTGGCCCCAGCTCTGGCCTCAGCTCTGGCCCCTGTTCCCCAGGCCCCCCAGGGCCCGTCAGTGGCCTGAGGAGATGGTTGGATCATTCCAAACATTGTCTcagtgtggaaactgaggcagacaGTGGTCAGGCAGGACCATATGAG AACTGGATGTTGGAGCCAGCTCTAGCCACAGGAGAGGAGCTGCCGGAACTGACCTTGCTGACCACACTGTTGGAGGGCCCTGGAGATAAGACGCAG CCACCTGAAGAGGAGACTTTGTCCCAAGCCCCTGAGAGTGAGGAGGAACAGAAGAAGAAGGCTCTGGAAAGGAGTAT GTATGTCCTGAGTGAACTGgtagaaacagagaaaatgtaCGTGGACGACTTGGGGCAGATTGTGGAG GGTTATATGGCCACCATGGCTGCTCAGGGGGTCCCCGAGAGTCTTCGAGGCCGTGACAGGATTGTGTTTGGGAATATCCAGCAAATCTATGAGTGGCACCGAGA CTATTTCTTGCAAGAGCTACAACGGTGTCTGAAAGATCCTGATTGGCTGGCTCAGCTATTCATCAAACAC GAGCGCCGGCTGCATATGTATGTGGTGTACTGTCAGAATAAGCCCAAGTCAGAGCATGTGGTGTCAGAGTTTGGGGACAGCTACTTTGAG GAGCTCCGGCAGCAGCTGGGGCACCGCCTGCAGCTGAACGACCTCCTCATCAAACCTGTGCAGCGGATCATGAAATACCAGCTGCTGCTCAAG GATTTTCTCAAGTATTACAATAGAGCTGGGATGGATACTGCAGACCTAGAG GGCAAACTGACTGCTCAGGGGAAGCTCTTGGGCCAGGACACTTTCTGGGTCACCGAGCCTGAGGCTGGAGGGCTGCTGTCTTCCCGAGGTCGAGAGAGGCGCGTCTTCCTCTTTGAGCAAATCATCATCTTCAGTGAAGCCCTGGGAGGAGGAGTGAGAGGTGGAACACAGCCTGGATATGTATACAAGAACAGCATTAAG GTGAGCTGCCTGGGACTGGAGGGGAACCTCCAAGGTGACCCTTGCCGCTTTGCACTGACCTCCAGAGGGCCAGAGGGTGGGATCCAGCGCTATGTCCTGCAGGCTGCAGACCCTGCTATCAGTCAGGCCTGGATCAAGCATGTGGCTCAGATCTTGGAGAGCCAACGGGACTTCCTCAACG CATTGCAGTCACCCATTGAGTACCAGAGACGGGAGAGCCAGACCAACAGCCTGGGGCGGCCAAGAGGGCCTGGAGTGGGGAGCCCTGGAAGAATTCGGCTTGGAGATCAGGCCCAGggcagcacacacacacccatcaatggctctctcccctccctgctgCTGTCACCCAAAGGGGAGGTGGCCAGAGCCCTCTTGCCACTGGATAAACAG GCCCTTGGTGACATCCCCCAGGCTCCCCATGACTCTCCTCCAGTCTCTCCAACTCCAAAAACCCCTCCCTGCCAAGCCAGACTTGCCAAGCTGGATGAAGATGAGCTGTAA